In Salmo salar chromosome ssa14, Ssal_v3.1, whole genome shotgun sequence, the sequence TAATCAATGGAATTGTCTCATCATGTCACCCTCTGTGTAGTTTGCTGGAGGTCCCATTGAGTGCCAATGTCACATCCCTCAATCTGCATTGTAACCGTATTCTGAAAGTAGAGGGCTTGACCACTGCTTGGCATCTCCGACACTTGGATCTGTCGTCCAATCATATCTCTCGCATCGAGGGTCTCAACTCTCTAGCCTCACTGAGAACCTTAAACTTGTCCTGCAACTTGATCACTAAGGTCGAAGGTGAGCCCTGGTCAAACACAGAAAAGTGTTGTTCAGTTCGTTTTTATTTTTGTCACACACATTCGGAATTGGGCCACCCTGCCGTTTTTGCGTGTAAGATGTTAATTTCTCTTTTTCAGGATTGAATGGACTTGTTAACCTGATAAGATTAAACCTGGCCTATAATCAGATAAGTGACCTCACAGGTAAGTTTCAGTTTATACTTACATGCACAGTGTGCTGCCTACTGACCACAACATTCATgaacagggatgggcaacacTGTACTAGAGTTGCCCGTCCCTGCTCGTGATGATCACACATGGCCAAGTTTTCCGTAACATAAATTTACTATCACATGAGGGTGATACTCATTGGTTGTAATACCCAGGTTTGTTGTACCTTCACGGGGCGGAGTACAAACTGAGACACCTCCATCTCCATAGCAACCGCTTGGACAGCATCAACCAGCTGCTGCAGTGCATGCTGGGACTGGAGAATCTGAGTGATGTCACCCTAAGTGTGGAGGGAGCAGGCAATTCAGTCTGCAGCTTACCAGGTGAGTGGTGATGAAAATGGAGTGCTGTTGCAGTGCTATTTGAGCTAAACAATTCCTGGGTAGCCATACTAAACCTCCATTCTGAGTGAAAATTCAGTTTGTAGTATGTTGTATGTAGTATGTCCATGAAAAACCAAAATGTTGCAGTTTCTTGAGATTTAGCCAGagatacagagccttcagaaaataCTCACacccttttactttttccacattttgttgtgttacagcctgcatttaaaatggattaaattgagattgtatGTCACTGaactacactcaataccccataatgtcaaagtgtaattttGCCTGAtaattcttttttaaattttttatttttttaactggaaagctgaaatgtcttgagtcaataaatattcaatcCTCTTTGTTATTACAAGCCTAAATAAGAGTCCAAATGTGCTTAGCAAAATGCATAATAAATAGCATTGACTCATTCCCTGTTcgataatagtggttaacatgatttttgtaatgactaccccatctctgtaccccacgcaTCAAATTATCTGAAAGGTTCCTTAATCTAATAGTGAATTTCAAGAACAGATTCAAACAAAAAGACCAGAGAGGTtgccaatgcctcgcaaagaagggcacctggaTAAGTAGatgattaagaaggaaagaaagcaggcgctgaatatccctttgaacatggtgaagttattaggctttggatggtgtatcaatacacccagtcactacaaagatacaggcgtccttcctaactcagttgctggggacgaaggaaactgctcagggatttcaccatgaggccaatgggtgATTTTAAAACGGTTACAgagtttaaagggatactttgggatgctagcagatacccatagacttccagtcattgcgctaacgctagttagtgtTGGCTCTCGAAACTACCTTTAACCTCCTTTATactagacacagagacataaaaatataATAGCCAAAATCCTGAAATATCCCtttttaatggttgtgatatgagaactgaggatggatcaacagcattgtagttcctccacaatactaacctaaaataataaagtgaaaagaaagaagcctatACAGAATACAAATTTTTCAGAACATCCATCCTTTTTTTCAACAAgaaactaaagtaatactgcaaaaaatgtgacaaaaacttttttgtcctaaatacaaagtgcTGTGTTTGGGGGAAATCCAACGCAACACATCactaagtaccactcttcatattttgtagcatggtggtggcgacatcatgttatgggtatgcttgtcatcgacaaggactaaggagttttttacgatgaaaagaaacggaatacagctataagcacaggcaaaatactataggaaaacctggttcagtctgctttccaacagacactaggagacaaattcacctttcagcaggacaacaacctaaaagCCAAATATACAACCTaaaagccaaatatacactggagttgctcaccaacacgacattgaatattcctgagtggcctagttactggttttacttaaatctatggcaagacttgaaaattgttgTCCTCTAATGATCAACATTCAACTTGACAGCTTGAAGAATTGTAAAAATAATAATcgtcaaatattgtacaatccaggtgtgaaaagtATGAGACTTTTCAgagactcatagctgtaatcaccgccaaaggtgattgactcgggtgtgaatacttatgtaaattaaatatttcatttttaatacatttgcaaaaatgtaaaaaaaacatgttttcgctttgtccttatggggtactgtgtgtagatgggtgacagaaattcagtctgaaacacaacaaaattaggaataagtcaaggggtatgaatactttctgaaggcactgtaggtcatGTAAAGTAAGTATTTTGGACATCTATTTGGCATATTCCAACTCAATGACTCCTGTGTTCCCTGCTGCAGGTTACAGAGAGATGGTGCTCCAGTCCTTACCCCAGGTCTCCAGCCTGGATGGGGTGGACCGGCTGGGGAACCCTGCTCCTCTGGGGGAGGACAGCCCCATCGACATCCCCGGCCTGGAGGATTATGTGGACTTCTTGCTCTCCTCAGACACCAGTGCCAACGAACTGGTAAACATTAATCACAACCAAATAATATTCTATATAAAGTATGCCAAAAGGGTTGTACCACATCTTTAAACTGATGTGTGTTTATATCACCCTCTATGTCAGTGATGGGCAACCCCTTTTGTAGGCCCGCGGATCAATTTCCCGGATCAATTTTTTTCAGAAGGTGCATTATttaaaatttggttgtgcatcagcagtttttctcttgttatgtcagttactgacagtcactcaattagcccatgccaGCTAACATTTTTGGGAGGGGTAAGTTAGCTGGACGCGAGACTATCTAAAGTtgtagtaaccatggtcaaattaccgaccggggggccccattgattttgttagtcactcactcagatatcatattaaaaactgcaaacctttctctccaccctatggtaAAATGTGTAGTATTGCATGAAATTAGCTGTTGAACTGCAAATGTTTCtctatgccccatggcaaaaaTAGAAGGATTGCAATAAATTtgttataaaattgctaaatTGACAAGCAATTTATAAGCAGTGTATATTAATACTTTTTGTAATTTGAATTAGTTTAAGTGTCACTTTGAAATGTTTTTCTCTATCTGGCACATGGCATGTTTCTCTGGGTGTATTATTACATATTACACCTATTGAATGTTGTAAAACTAATATCTCAACGTAAGACGTCCCCACAGGCCAGGGTTAACGGCTCTCCCACCACTTCCCGTATTGACGAGGTGCTGACGCAGTTCCGCCAGCGGGCAGGGGGCCCAGTGGGGGCCCAAGACCCAGTCAGACGGCCCCAGGTTTCACAGCCAGGTTGGGCTACAGTGGGCAGCTATAGTACAGCAGTAGACCCAAACAATGAACAACGCATCCAGAAACTGGAGCACCAGGTGTCCCGACTGTTCCAACAGGTGAGACTGGATGGGGCGGTCTAAAGACGCCTGACTGATGCTGATCAGCACCTGTGTGAAGACTGTTGCTGTATAAAcatcacatacactgagtgtacaaaacatgacagactgaccaggtgaatccagatgaaagctatgatcccttattgatgtctccTGTTAAATTCaaatcaatcagtgtagatgaaggtgaaGGGatggttaaattaaggttaaagaaggatttttaagccttgagtcaATTGTGCccttgagggtgaatgggcaagacaaaagattgaagtgccttttgaatggggtatggtagtaggtgccaggcgccccGGATTGAGTGTGTCAataactgcaaagctgctgggttttcacactcaacagttccccgtgtgtatcaagaatggtcaaccacccaaaggacattcagccaactttacacaactgtgggaagcattgtagtcaacatgggtcagcattcctgtggaacactttcgacactttgtagactcagtattaggaaggtgttcttaatgttttgtacactgtgtctAACACATCACGCATACAATTAAATTATGGCCCAGTtttatagtagtactatacagTGGTGTAGTGCTCTCTACACTCTAGAGTATTTGAGTTGTATACTACAaagtagtgtagtagtattgcATATGGTTTATCCACCTGCATCACTGATGAAGCGCCTAACCTGGTCGCCAGACTCCTGCAGGGGAGGTCTCCAGCAGCTCCACCCCCTTTGTGAAGGTACGGAGGCCCAAGAGGGACATAGACAACACGtcagagagtgagtgtgacagcGGGAAGGAGAACCGGGGGCGTCGCTCCAGGATCCCAACTCGGCACAGGGGTAGCAACAATACTGCAGTGAAGAGGACCATCAAGCAGCCCACCAAGGCCAAACAACAAGACAGGtaacagacactgcctctctgctGGCAAGTTTCTTATTTGAAAATTTCACACCTGTCATGATCTCCACACATGACGCAGTGACATTGACACTGTGGTTATGCTTCATCCGATTCTTATCATACATACTCAGTTTGATTCATTTTAGTGAACCTAATCAATCATAGTTGACACATTTTCATACTCATTCTGAAACCTATAAAGCGCGACCCTTATTGACACTGCTTTGCTTTGACTTTTTATGTGTAGTGATCAAGAGAGAAGCAAAGGGAAAAGTTCAAAGTGTTCAGTTGTCCCTGGGAGGAAGTCAGGCGTCCATCAGGCCTTTGGGGGTGCCGACTCAGTAGGACCCGTCAGGAAGACCCCCAGCAGCACCAAACAAGCAGTGGAGGAGACCTATAGGGTACGGACCATAGACCACAGTTCTCATATACCGTATTTGTGTACATCAGAGTTgtagtgttaaaaaaaaaaatggtgggtAAACGCTGATCACCATTCGCGGTGAGTAAAGTAATGCTCCCTATACTTTAATGCTGGGTTCCCTAGCTGGTTTTATTTGGGCCCCTAAGTTTTCTGAGCAACATTTTTTTGGGagtatttttatttgattttattcttggacataaaagactgtaaaaacaccaggaaatcagctccaagtgatgttaatttaagaaatctgtttcCAAGTATTCCCATGTGTAGTAGAGACACTTGATCTttaacaaatgtaagcaaggttatAATTTGTAATCATGTTCCGGCCCCTGAACGTCCACTCAAGGAAAAAATggtcccgcggctgaatctagttgatgatccctgctttaATGCATTTTTCTGCAAAAGGATGGTAAATGCTTGTACAGTAACAAAAAAAAGAAGTGTAAACTGCGTTTACGTGCGTTTAACGTCCTCTACACCACTGCTGTACATATCGTCGTTGAACTTAACAAGTTCGGCTGTCATATCATGCATAGATTCCCTGTCTAATTGAATATATCAACTTAGTGATTTTGTaaactactactgatactatgaAAGTGCGTGCATAATTAGTGTGTCACATTGAACTTTGTGCGTGTGTTTGCGTGCCTCCCTAGGCGATCGTGGAGGAGCgtgatcaggagagagagaggcggtggAAGGCTGAGCAGGCTGTGAGGAAGCTGACCGAGCAGATGAAGACCTTGCAGACCCAGGCCAGCCAGGAGAAAGACCTACAGAGCATGGCCCTGCACACCACCGACAGGTTAGAGTAgtttactgtatacagtacatgcacacaaacacagaaatTGCTTATGCTCTTGTCACAAAAAGTTAAAATCTCTGCTAAATTCCCACACACTTTACTTCCGTTATCTCATGCTTCCTGTAGGTTTTTAATACAAGCTAAAGTCGGACCTTGTGTCTCACTCCCCTATCTCTCTTTCAACCTCCCAGACTGAAGGAgctgttgttgaaggagcgttcGGAGCGCTCTGGTCTGCAGGCTCgcgtggaggagctggaggagaggtgtCAGAGCTCCGCGCTGCAGCTGGAGCAGGTCCTGCAGCGGGAGGAGCAACACAAGAGGGCGCTGCGCAGCCTGGAGGACAGCACGTCCCATAGTGAAGCACGGAAGGCCCGCCGGCAGGCTGAGGAGGTAGAGCTACTGCTGCTTCATAACCCTTCATACTTCATGGATATAGTAGAGCTTCCATAGGTAGCACTGGGATGAAACGTTGCAACGTGGTCAGGAAAAATTCCAAGCCCTTGTGCTGCAACATAGTAATATTACCCGTACTGAGTAGGGTATGACCTTTCAGATGAAGAGGAGCCAGGAGCTGGAGAACAAGGCGTCGGCCCTGATGAGAGAGCTTGAGATCCAGCGAGCTTCGCTCCGACAGCATAAAGACAAGCTACGGCAGCTCCACGAACTGCTGGCCTCCAGGGAACAAGTGCACAGGTACAGTTGAAttcgggagtttacatacacttaggggtcattaacctctctgggccagtgggacacttgcgtcccacctactcaacagccagtggaatcccgtggcgcgatattcaaataccttacaaatgctattatttcaatttctcaaacatattactattttacaccattttaaagacaagactctcgttaatctaaccacactgtccgatttcaaaaaggctttacaacgaaagcaaaacattagattatgtcagcagagtacccagccagaaataatcagacacccatttttcaagctagcatataatgtcacataaacccaaaccacagctaaatgcagcactaacctttgatcttcatcagatgacactcctaggacattatgttatacaatacatgcatgttttgttcaatcaagttcatatttatatcaaaaaccagctttttacattagcatgtgactagcattcccaccgaacacttccggtgaatttactaaattactcacgataaacgttcacaaaaaacataacaattattttagaattatagatacagaactcctttatgcaatcgcggtgtccgattttaaaatagcttttcggtgaaagcacattttgcaatattctgagtagatagcccggccatcacgggctagctattttgacacccaccaagtgtggtactcaccaaactcagatttactattagaaaaattggattacctttgctgttcttcgtcagaatgcactcccaggacttctacttcaataacaaatgttggtttggttccaaataatccatagttatatccaaacagcggcgttttgttcgtgcgttcaa encodes:
- the lrrcc1 gene encoding leucine-rich repeat and coiled-coil domain-containing protein 1 isoform X2 — encoded protein: MADGELCLIDKSISSLLEVPLSANVTSLNLHCNRILKVEGLTTAWHLRHLDLSSNHISRIEGLNSLASLRTLNLSCNLITKVEGLNGLVNLIRLNLAYNQISDLTGLLYLHGAEYKLRHLHLHSNRLDSINQLLQCMLGLENLSDVTLSVEGAGNSVCSLPGYREMVLQSLPQVSSLDGVDRLGNPAPLGEDSPIDIPGLEDYVDFLLSSDTSANELARVNGSPTTSRIDEVLTQFRQRAGGPVGAQDPVRRPQVSQPGWATVGSYSTAVDPNNEQRIQKLEHQVSRLFQQTPAGEVSSSSTPFVKVRRPKRDIDNTSESECDSGKENRGRRSRIPTRHRGSNNTAVKRTIKQPTKAKQQDSDQERSKGKSSKCSVVPGRKSGVHQAFGGADSVGPVRKTPSSTKQAVEETYRAIVEERDQERERRWKAEQAVRKLTEQMKTLQTQASQEKDLQSMALHTTDRLKELLLKERSERSGLQARVEELEERCQSSALQLEQVLQREEQHKRALRSLEDSTSHSEARKARRQAEEMKRSQELENKASALMRELEIQRASLRQHKDKLRQLHELLASREQVHRKELEGRLVPGGAEFRELVAREVAGVEQRHAQSGAGLEDRLALATQQYTALEDEFRMALTIEATRFTEVEQGCARLSAELSEVKAALAQTQQRERQAGGLVQELTAMVKEQKSRITELSKAKRDAVTELKGRVRSLEAGAEEDRRLQLQLELVKKDKARLLSQLTAQESVIDGLRAERRIWGQELAQQGASLSQDRGRLEARIEVLAAELESQKKQNERDNDALRIKVKVIDDQTETIRKLKEGLQERDEQGRRQREESLQAQRRLQQQLEESSATSQDLRDTVQQLSLRKEQLKQQLEDKEMELDEVKAAFSVSNEKWQDKADLLTRLESQVKRMKEGFDSKESLLLEERDKASQAHKAVIEKLHSMDDAFRRQLESLQASHQTELLRLANDKQKQIEQSNQKVFQVEEEMRQLLEETETEKKTMEEKMRRLTSVLKDF
- the lrrcc1 gene encoding leucine-rich repeat and coiled-coil domain-containing protein 1 isoform X3, whose amino-acid sequence is MLGLENLSDVTLSVEGAGNSVCSLPGYREMVLQSLPQVSSLDGVDRLGNPAPLGEDSPIDIPGLEDYVDFLLSSDTSANELTSPQARVNGSPTTSRIDEVLTQFRQRAGGPVGAQDPVRRPQVSQPGWATVGSYSTAVDPNNEQRIQKLEHQVSRLFQQTPAGEVSSSSTPFVKVRRPKRDIDNTSESECDSGKENRGRRSRIPTRHRGSNNTAVKRTIKQPTKAKQQDSDQERSKGKSSKCSVVPGRKSGVHQAFGGADSVGPVRKTPSSTKQAVEETYRAIVEERDQERERRWKAEQAVRKLTEQMKTLQTQASQEKDLQSMALHTTDRLKELLLKERSERSGLQARVEELEERCQSSALQLEQVLQREEQHKRALRSLEDSTSHSEARKARRQAEEMKRSQELENKASALMRELEIQRASLRQHKDKLRQLHELLASREQVHRKELEGRLVPGGAEFRELVAREVAGVEQRHAQSGAGLEDRLALATQQYTALEDEFRMALTIEATRFTEVEQGCARLSAELSEVKAALAQTQQRERQAGGLVQELTAMVKEQKSRITELSKAKRDAVTELKGRVRSLEAGAEEDRRLQLQLELVKKDKARLLSQLTAQESVIDGLRAERRIWGQELAQQGASLSQDRGRLEARIEVLAAELESQKKQNERDNDALRIKVKVIDDQTETIRKLKEGLQERDEQGRRQREESLQAQRRLQQQLEESSATSQDLRDTVQQLSLRKEQLKQQLEDKEMELDEVKAAFSVSNEKWQDKADLLTRLESQVKRMKEGFDSKESLLLEERDKASQAHKAVIEKLHSMDDAFRRQLESLQASHQTELLRLANDKQKQIEQSNQKVFQVEEEMRQLLEETETEKKTMEEKMRRLTSVLKDF
- the lrrcc1 gene encoding leucine-rich repeat and coiled-coil domain-containing protein 1 isoform X1 translates to MADGELCLIDKSISSLLEVPLSANVTSLNLHCNRILKVEGLTTAWHLRHLDLSSNHISRIEGLNSLASLRTLNLSCNLITKVEGLNGLVNLIRLNLAYNQISDLTGLLYLHGAEYKLRHLHLHSNRLDSINQLLQCMLGLENLSDVTLSVEGAGNSVCSLPGYREMVLQSLPQVSSLDGVDRLGNPAPLGEDSPIDIPGLEDYVDFLLSSDTSANELTSPQARVNGSPTTSRIDEVLTQFRQRAGGPVGAQDPVRRPQVSQPGWATVGSYSTAVDPNNEQRIQKLEHQVSRLFQQTPAGEVSSSSTPFVKVRRPKRDIDNTSESECDSGKENRGRRSRIPTRHRGSNNTAVKRTIKQPTKAKQQDSDQERSKGKSSKCSVVPGRKSGVHQAFGGADSVGPVRKTPSSTKQAVEETYRAIVEERDQERERRWKAEQAVRKLTEQMKTLQTQASQEKDLQSMALHTTDRLKELLLKERSERSGLQARVEELEERCQSSALQLEQVLQREEQHKRALRSLEDSTSHSEARKARRQAEEMKRSQELENKASALMRELEIQRASLRQHKDKLRQLHELLASREQVHRKELEGRLVPGGAEFRELVAREVAGVEQRHAQSGAGLEDRLALATQQYTALEDEFRMALTIEATRFTEVEQGCARLSAELSEVKAALAQTQQRERQAGGLVQELTAMVKEQKSRITELSKAKRDAVTELKGRVRSLEAGAEEDRRLQLQLELVKKDKARLLSQLTAQESVIDGLRAERRIWGQELAQQGASLSQDRGRLEARIEVLAAELESQKKQNERDNDALRIKVKVIDDQTETIRKLKEGLQERDEQGRRQREESLQAQRRLQQQLEESSATSQDLRDTVQQLSLRKEQLKQQLEDKEMELDEVKAAFSVSNEKWQDKADLLTRLESQVKRMKEGFDSKESLLLEERDKASQAHKAVIEKLHSMDDAFRRQLESLQASHQTELLRLANDKQKQIEQSNQKVFQVEEEMRQLLEETETEKKTMEEKMRRLTSVLKDF